The Triticum aestivum cultivar Chinese Spring chromosome 3A, IWGSC CS RefSeq v2.1, whole genome shotgun sequence genome includes a region encoding these proteins:
- the LOC123059695 gene encoding dof zinc finger protein DOF5.1-like, protein MIFLPAFLDSSDFWNTDHNQLQLQQIGTSTHSTTTSSPDGPGDGGCNNNNPKGFMATTGADYGVAGGGDDGCGGAGDGDCSRGRNNKSISMSERARLARLPHPVPGLNCPRCESTNTKFCYFNNYSLTQPRHFCRSCSRYWTRGGVLRNVPVGGGYRRHAKRRAKPKVVSATSRASTVGKSSVTPTMSSSTTYATGTDISPPRLQYPIFGSTPSHDSQFSGIFDPANLGLGFPVRLLFAESDAYTVDGCAHHHHHHAHGNGMEQLLEAQNSFPFMHAMDHHMSGLPAEAMPITMATMQGMFHLGLQSVRGGHGDEIAGQQLHYPPAKRNHKHQDYASSRGMHRDVVNGNGTGDYI, encoded by the exons ATGATCTTCCTTCCTGCCTTCCTTGATTCATCAGACTTCTGGAACACCGACCACAACCAGCTTCAG CTGCAACAAATCGGCACTAGCACTCATAGTACTACCACTTCTTCACCCGATGGTCCGGGTGATGGAGGATGCAACAACAATAATCCCAAAGGGTTCATGGCCACAACCGGGGCCGACTACGGCGTTGCAGGGGGCGGAGATGATGGTTGCGGCGGTGCTGGGGATGGCGATTGCAGTCGCGGCAGAAATAACAAGTCGATTTCCATGTCGGAGCGAGCACGGCTGGCGCGGTTGCCGCATCCAGTTCCAGGGCTCAACTGCCCGCGATGCGAATCCACCAACACCAAGTTTTGCTACTTTAATAACTACTCTCTTACCCAGCCCCGCCACTTCTGCCGCTCCTGCAGCCGCTACTGGACCCGCGGCGGCGTTCTCCGCAACGTGCCCGTCGGCGGGGGGTATCGTCGCCATGCCAAGCGTAGGGCCAAGCCCAAGGTGGTGTCAGCCACCTCCCGAGCCTCTACGGTAGGGAAGTCGTCCGTGACACCAACCATGTCTAGTAGTACCACTTATGCCACTGGCACCGACATTTCACCACCAAGATTGCAATACCCCATTTTTGGCAGCACGCCGTCCCACGACAGCCAGTTCAGCGGCATATTCGACCCAGCTAACCTTGGTCTCGGCTTCCCTGTCAGGCTGCTCTTTGCCGAAAGCGATGCTTACACGGTGGATGGCTgtgcgcaccaccaccaccaccatgcccaTGGGAACGGGATGGAGCAATTGTTGGAAGCACAGAATAGCTTCCCATTCATGCACGCCATGGATCATCATATGTCTGGACTCCCAGCTGAGGCAATGCCCATCACAATGGCTACGATGCAGGGCATGTTCCACCTAGGGTTACAGAGCGTCCGCGGGGGTCATGGCGACGAGATAGCAGGCCAACAGTTGCACTACCCGCCGGCCAAGAGAAACCACAAGCACCAGGATTACGCTAGCAGCAGGGGCATGCACAGGGATGTGGTCAATGGTAATGGCACCGGCGACTACATTTAA